One window of the Flexivirga oryzae genome contains the following:
- the pepN gene encoding aminopeptidase N: MSLLRTESEERKALIEVSSYDVTLDFTLGDELFGSRTELAFDCRTPGASTFVELIPHDVTSIVLNGTVIGQSAVRDGRLWLDGLQEHNVLVVEASMAYVHDGEGMQHTVDPEDGRTYLYASPSSSSAGRIYACFEQPDLKAPYRVRVKAPEDWRVIANGAGTDTRDGLHSFAETKPIATYFFTVCAGPFAVQTGEHDGISLGIYARATLAERLREQADEIFTVTGQGFDYYHRVYGIRYPWGKYDQVFVPEFNMGAMENPGCVTFRDEFIFPGRASRAEHLLRAVVVVHEMAHMWFGDLVTMQWWDDLWLNESFAEFLAQQCTAEATEFTEAWVDFSATRKNWGYAADRAPSTHPIAGSPAPDARAALENLDGITYPKGASALRQLAAYLGEDTFLAGVRNYLRAHEFGNATLHDFLQSMSAASGLDLDDWSRGWLLTAGTDVLAARVDGDTVTIERTTPADRPAQRPHVTDVAAFGGGIELGRADVRIDADRTRVHGLDLGASPKLLVPNATDRTWAIGALDEAAQRSIPDELPAISDPTVRGVVWSALLNGLALGTVDPATALDVFDAAWPHEEVEPLLEAVAMFASLFMPGRYFSPARTPSALERIARTGRTVLELEGISDSRRLTAARLVARTSADVSLLRGWAAGRDLPEFLVGDDQFRWSVIGRLASLGEVDDDEIDSWQEKDPSVSGVLRAIAARTRIPTEAAKAAAWARLTSSDRPNSHELSAVAANFFGHSDQQFTRPYVERFFEELPQLSGTLGDMLLHLLTREGFPVSVVEQRTVELAERALAGELPAGVRRSFVDGTSSLREHLRSQERFG, encoded by the coding sequence ATGTCGCTGCTGCGCACCGAGTCAGAGGAGCGCAAGGCCCTGATCGAGGTCTCGTCGTACGACGTGACCCTGGACTTCACCCTCGGTGACGAACTCTTCGGATCCCGGACCGAGCTCGCCTTCGACTGCCGAACCCCTGGGGCCTCGACCTTCGTCGAACTGATCCCGCACGACGTCACGTCGATCGTGTTGAACGGCACCGTGATCGGGCAGTCTGCCGTCCGTGACGGCAGACTGTGGCTCGACGGACTGCAGGAGCACAACGTGCTCGTCGTCGAGGCGAGCATGGCCTACGTCCACGACGGCGAGGGCATGCAGCACACGGTCGATCCCGAGGACGGCCGGACCTACCTCTACGCCAGTCCGTCGTCCTCGTCGGCCGGCCGGATCTACGCCTGCTTCGAGCAACCGGATCTGAAGGCGCCGTACCGGGTGCGGGTGAAGGCGCCGGAGGACTGGCGGGTCATCGCCAACGGCGCCGGCACCGACACCCGGGACGGGCTGCACAGCTTCGCGGAGACCAAGCCGATCGCGACCTACTTCTTCACCGTCTGCGCCGGCCCGTTCGCCGTGCAGACCGGCGAGCACGACGGGATCTCGCTCGGGATCTACGCCCGGGCGACGCTCGCAGAGCGGTTGCGCGAACAGGCCGACGAGATCTTCACGGTCACCGGCCAGGGGTTCGACTACTACCACCGGGTCTACGGCATCCGCTACCCGTGGGGGAAGTACGACCAGGTGTTCGTGCCCGAATTCAACATGGGCGCAATGGAGAACCCGGGTTGCGTCACGTTCCGCGACGAGTTCATCTTCCCCGGCCGTGCATCCCGCGCCGAGCATCTGCTGCGCGCAGTGGTCGTCGTGCACGAGATGGCGCACATGTGGTTCGGCGACCTGGTCACCATGCAGTGGTGGGACGATCTCTGGCTCAACGAGTCGTTCGCCGAGTTCCTCGCGCAGCAGTGCACCGCGGAGGCAACCGAATTCACCGAGGCGTGGGTGGACTTCTCGGCCACGAGGAAGAACTGGGGGTATGCCGCCGACCGCGCACCGTCCACCCACCCGATCGCCGGGTCACCCGCGCCGGACGCTCGCGCGGCCCTGGAGAACCTCGACGGCATCACCTACCCGAAGGGCGCGTCCGCACTGCGCCAGCTCGCTGCCTACCTGGGGGAGGACACGTTCCTGGCGGGGGTCCGGAACTACCTGCGAGCGCACGAGTTCGGGAACGCCACCCTCCACGACTTCCTGCAATCCATGAGCGCTGCCAGCGGCCTCGACCTCGACGACTGGTCCCGAGGCTGGCTGCTGACCGCCGGCACCGATGTCCTCGCGGCGCGCGTGGACGGTGACACCGTCACGATCGAGCGGACCACCCCGGCGGACCGTCCTGCGCAACGTCCGCACGTCACGGACGTTGCCGCTTTCGGTGGCGGGATCGAGCTGGGCCGGGCCGATGTGCGGATCGACGCCGACCGTACCCGGGTGCACGGTCTGGACCTCGGTGCATCGCCGAAGCTGTTGGTGCCCAACGCAACCGACCGCACCTGGGCGATCGGCGCGTTGGACGAGGCGGCACAGCGGTCGATCCCGGACGAGCTGCCGGCGATCTCGGACCCGACCGTGCGCGGTGTGGTGTGGTCCGCCCTGTTGAACGGACTGGCGCTGGGGACGGTCGACCCCGCCACCGCGCTCGACGTCTTCGACGCGGCCTGGCCGCACGAAGAGGTCGAGCCGCTGCTCGAAGCCGTAGCGATGTTCGCGTCGTTGTTCATGCCGGGCCGCTACTTCTCTCCCGCCCGGACCCCGAGCGCGCTGGAACGTATTGCCCGCACCGGACGCACGGTGCTCGAGCTGGAGGGCATCAGTGACTCCCGCCGGCTCACCGCCGCGCGGCTGGTCGCGAGAACCTCCGCCGACGTGTCACTGCTGCGCGGCTGGGCGGCCGGCCGCGACCTGCCCGAATTCCTGGTGGGCGACGACCAGTTCCGGTGGTCGGTCATCGGGCGGCTGGCATCGCTCGGCGAGGTCGATGACGACGAGATCGACTCCTGGCAGGAGAAGGACCCGTCCGTCAGCGGTGTGCTGCGCGCGATCGCTGCCCGCACCCGCATCCCGACCGAGGCGGCCAAGGCGGCGGCCTGGGCGCGGCTCACCTCGTCGGACCGACCGAACAGCCACGAACTGAGCGCCGTTGCCGCCAACTTCTTCGGCCACTCCGATCAGCAGTTCACGCGTCCCTACGTCGAGCGCTTCTTCGAGGAGCTGCCGCAGCTGTCCGGCACGCTCGGTGACATGCTGCTGCATCTGCTGACCCGGGAAGGATTCCCGGTGAGCGTCGTCGAGCAACGCACCGTCGAACTGGCCGAGCGAGCCCTCGCCGGTGAGCTTCCCGCGGGCGTGCGCCGCTCGTTCGTCGACGGGACCAGCAGCTTGCGGGAACACCTACGCTCGCAGGAGAGATTCGGATGA
- the pepN gene encoding aminopeptidase N gives MGSLLRTEAQERAALIDVTGYDLALDLDQGEETFGSDVTIGFTCREPGASTFLDVDAESVTSITLNGEPVDPASVQDRRVNLAGLATDNTVRVVAQMRYRQDGEGLHRAVDPEDGKHYVYGMAFLDAGPSIFACFDQPDLKAPYDVRVRAPQDWVVAGNGAVERTGPGQWTLATTPPLATYFVTVCAGPYAVETDEHDGIPLGIYVRASLGDRLREQRDDIFEVTKQSFDYYHQLFGIRYPWGKYDQFFVPEFNAGAMENPGCVTLRDTYVFRGAHTRTQLFTRANTIAHEMAHMWFGDLVTMQWWDDLWLNESFAEYMAHRTTAEATRYDEAWVDFGITRKTWGYGVDRSPSTHPIAGAPAPDAESALTNFDGISYAKGASALRQLAAYVGDEAFLSGVRKHLSDHRFGNATMTDFLGAVEDASGRSLVDWTQGWLRSSGVDDIRLDVEQRDGTITRAELVVTPPQDDPVTRSHVLDLAAVEGGVATGTVRLHAASARTEVPELVGTPRAALLLPNSSDLTWATTVLDEQSLAAVQDALVAAPDPLIRLSIWSALLGGADTGRIDPRRVVQIFGVCWPHETVSSLSDVLGGLVRAFYPYRLVPQHDSAAALATIRDAGRRKLELVDGASPAALAAARLVAATTSDAELLARWAADEGRPTAASGDKDFGWAVVRRSASMGHLDGAQIDRVASADSSMSGHLSELRARAALPTESAKAWAWNQLYGESKLSNYEGLAVAEGFFDGYGENDATELLRGYADRFFAELPEVPQRYGDMAAEKFVIAAFPHRVIEPAVADAARTAIASPDNTAGVRRSLTDALDRLDRALLAHQRFGATASTPVATEG, from the coding sequence ATGGGTTCTTTGTTGCGCACCGAGGCGCAGGAGCGCGCCGCGCTGATCGACGTCACGGGCTACGACCTGGCTCTCGACCTCGACCAGGGGGAGGAGACCTTCGGGTCCGACGTCACCATCGGTTTCACCTGCCGAGAGCCGGGCGCGTCCACGTTCCTGGACGTCGACGCCGAGTCGGTCACCTCGATCACGCTCAACGGTGAGCCGGTCGACCCCGCGTCGGTGCAGGACCGGCGGGTGAACCTCGCCGGGCTGGCCACGGACAACACCGTGCGGGTGGTCGCGCAGATGCGGTACCGCCAGGACGGAGAGGGCCTGCACCGCGCGGTCGACCCGGAGGACGGGAAGCACTACGTCTACGGAATGGCGTTCCTGGATGCCGGCCCGTCGATCTTCGCGTGCTTCGACCAGCCCGACCTGAAGGCACCGTACGACGTGCGGGTCCGTGCGCCGCAGGACTGGGTCGTGGCCGGCAACGGAGCGGTCGAGCGCACCGGCCCCGGGCAGTGGACCCTCGCCACCACGCCACCGCTCGCGACCTATTTCGTGACCGTCTGTGCGGGCCCGTATGCCGTCGAGACCGACGAGCACGACGGCATACCACTCGGCATCTACGTCCGGGCATCCCTCGGCGACCGGCTGCGCGAGCAGCGCGACGACATCTTCGAGGTCACCAAGCAGTCCTTCGACTACTACCACCAGCTCTTCGGGATCCGTTACCCCTGGGGCAAGTACGACCAGTTCTTCGTCCCCGAGTTCAACGCCGGCGCGATGGAGAACCCCGGGTGCGTCACGCTGCGCGACACCTATGTCTTCCGCGGCGCCCACACCCGGACCCAGCTGTTCACCCGGGCCAACACGATCGCCCACGAGATGGCGCACATGTGGTTCGGTGACCTGGTCACCATGCAGTGGTGGGACGACCTCTGGCTCAACGAGTCGTTCGCCGAGTACATGGCGCACCGCACCACGGCAGAGGCCACCCGGTACGACGAGGCCTGGGTCGACTTCGGGATCACCCGCAAGACCTGGGGGTATGGCGTCGACCGGAGCCCGTCGACGCACCCGATCGCCGGGGCACCCGCCCCCGACGCGGAGTCGGCGCTGACCAACTTCGACGGCATCTCCTACGCCAAGGGCGCTTCCGCGCTCCGTCAGCTCGCGGCGTACGTCGGTGACGAGGCGTTCCTCTCCGGTGTACGCAAGCACCTGTCGGACCACCGGTTCGGCAACGCGACGATGACCGACTTCCTCGGCGCGGTCGAGGACGCGAGCGGTCGGTCGCTGGTCGACTGGACGCAGGGCTGGCTGCGCAGCTCAGGAGTGGACGACATCCGCCTGGACGTCGAGCAGCGGGACGGCACGATCACCCGTGCCGAACTGGTCGTCACCCCGCCGCAGGACGACCCGGTGACGCGTTCCCACGTGCTCGATCTGGCCGCGGTCGAGGGTGGGGTTGCGACAGGCACGGTGCGGCTGCACGCCGCATCGGCACGTACCGAGGTCCCGGAGCTGGTCGGCACGCCCCGCGCAGCCCTCTTGTTGCCGAACTCGTCGGACCTCACCTGGGCGACCACCGTGCTCGACGAGCAGTCGCTGGCCGCCGTGCAGGATGCGCTGGTGGCAGCGCCGGACCCGCTGATCCGCCTCAGCATCTGGTCAGCGCTCCTCGGCGGGGCCGACACCGGACGGATCGATCCGCGACGGGTCGTGCAGATCTTCGGTGTGTGCTGGCCGCACGAAACCGTCTCCTCACTGAGTGACGTCCTCGGCGGACTGGTCCGGGCGTTCTACCCCTATCGTCTTGTGCCGCAGCATGATTCGGCTGCTGCGCTAGCGACGATCCGGGACGCGGGTCGCAGGAAGCTGGAACTCGTCGACGGTGCGTCCCCGGCCGCCCTGGCAGCGGCACGGCTCGTCGCAGCAACCACCTCGGATGCCGAGCTGTTGGCCCGGTGGGCGGCCGACGAAGGTCGGCCGACGGCCGCCTCGGGCGACAAGGACTTCGGCTGGGCCGTCGTCCGTCGCTCGGCGAGCATGGGTCATCTCGACGGTGCGCAGATCGACCGGGTCGCGTCCGCGGACAGCAGCATGAGCGGCCACCTGTCCGAGCTGCGCGCCCGGGCGGCGCTGCCGACCGAGTCGGCCAAGGCGTGGGCGTGGAACCAGCTCTACGGGGAGTCGAAACTGTCCAACTACGAGGGGCTCGCCGTGGCGGAAGGGTTCTTCGACGGTTACGGCGAGAACGACGCGACCGAGCTGTTGCGCGGTTACGCCGACCGGTTCTTCGCCGAGCTGCCCGAGGTGCCGCAGCGGTATGGCGACATGGCGGCGGAGAAGTTCGTCATCGCGGCGTTCCCGCATCGCGTCATCGAGCCCGCCGTCGCCGACGCCGCACGCACGGCGATCGCGTCACCGGACAACACCGCAGGCGTTCGCCGATCGCTCACGGATGCACTGGACCGGCTCGATCGGGCCCTGCTGGCGCACCAGCGGTTCGGTGCGACCGCCTCCACCCCCGTCGCAACGGAAGGCTGA
- the htpX gene encoding zinc metalloprotease HtpX, protein MHRHYNGLKTAALFGGIWVVLLAIGALVAGGRYIWIFALIGVATTAYSYWNSDKLAIKAMRAYPVSEIQAPEMYRIVRELSTKAGKPMPQLYISPTDAPNAFATGRNPQHAAVCCTQGILELLDERELRGVLGHELMHVYNRDILTSSIAAALAGIITSIAQMMMWFGMFGGGSNDDDRPNPLAMLAMAFLAPVAASMIQLAISRTREYDADEDGSKLTGDPLALASALRKLEAGTAQIPLAPEPKVVNASHMMIANPFRAQDVSRLMSTHPPTTERVKRLEEQAYGRQIRG, encoded by the coding sequence ATGCACCGTCACTACAACGGCCTGAAGACGGCCGCGTTGTTCGGCGGCATCTGGGTCGTCCTGCTCGCGATCGGCGCGCTGGTCGCAGGCGGGCGCTACATCTGGATCTTCGCGCTGATCGGTGTAGCCACCACGGCATACAGCTATTGGAACTCCGACAAGCTGGCCATCAAGGCGATGCGCGCCTACCCGGTCAGTGAGATCCAGGCGCCGGAGATGTACCGCATCGTCCGTGAGCTGTCGACCAAGGCGGGCAAGCCGATGCCGCAGCTCTACATCTCCCCGACCGACGCGCCCAACGCGTTCGCCACCGGACGCAACCCGCAGCACGCCGCGGTGTGCTGCACCCAGGGCATCCTCGAGCTGCTGGACGAACGCGAGCTGCGCGGCGTCCTCGGGCACGAGCTGATGCACGTCTACAACCGTGACATCCTCACCTCGTCGATCGCCGCGGCACTGGCCGGCATCATCACCTCCATCGCACAGATGATGATGTGGTTCGGCATGTTCGGCGGCGGGAGCAACGACGACGACCGGCCCAACCCGCTGGCGATGCTCGCGATGGCGTTCCTCGCACCGGTGGCGGCCAGCATGATCCAGCTGGCGATCAGCCGGACCCGCGAGTACGACGCGGACGAGGACGGCTCGAAGCTCACGGGCGACCCGCTCGCGCTCGCGTCCGCGTTGCGCAAGCTCGAGGCGGGGACGGCCCAGATCCCGCTGGCGCCGGAGCCCAAGGTCGTCAACGCCAGCCACATGATGATCGCCAACCCCTTCAGGGCACAGGACGTTTCGCGGCTGATGTCGACCCACCCGCCGACCACCGAACGCGTGAAGCGGCTGGAGGAGCAGGCCTACGGCCGGCAGATCAGAGGGTGA
- a CDS encoding NADH-quinone oxidoreductase subunit N — MKLTYDWWLLAPVLIPAVGSVFLLLLDALLPRLGRVHWALTAILLLAGAAAAVPGALPSADNPRETLCLPTGVCLYSVDHVGVGLQLTALVSGAVIALLALPIRVPAERAAIQATLLLAATAGATGVVAARDLGSWLVLLELATLPAVALVALRARRSAVDGALSMLMTALVSFAITTMGVALWFAATGSALFTGNAVLNASRDADSRRILVLAVVFIIAGLAFKMSLAPFHAWTPEAFGGASVPIGGFLAVTSKAAALAALLVIFRGVTVLGTSALAAIGVLSAVSMTLGNVMALREKNALRFLAWSTVSQAGWVVLPLATVSSRAVLSAAAYLVVYAVATLVAFAVVTALAHADGRDHAIGLASYGGLLRRRPMLAVTLALALLTLMGLPPAVIGLVAKVAAIGPVAGGRLWVLAVIAALNAMLGVAVYLRWLRILFGARKDPDQADRLHPVHHALVIIGACALVVTSIAPHSLLQIVGR; from the coding sequence ATGAAGCTGACCTACGACTGGTGGTTGCTGGCCCCGGTGCTGATCCCGGCCGTCGGCAGCGTGTTCCTGCTCCTGCTGGATGCGCTGCTGCCCCGGCTCGGCCGGGTGCACTGGGCGCTCACCGCGATCCTGCTGCTCGCCGGCGCCGCCGCCGCGGTGCCCGGTGCGTTGCCGTCCGCGGACAACCCGCGCGAAACGCTGTGCCTGCCGACCGGCGTCTGCCTCTACTCGGTCGACCACGTCGGGGTCGGCCTCCAACTGACCGCGCTGGTGAGTGGTGCCGTGATCGCATTGCTCGCCCTGCCGATCAGGGTGCCGGCCGAACGCGCGGCCATCCAGGCGACGCTGCTGCTCGCGGCCACGGCGGGCGCGACGGGTGTCGTCGCGGCGCGAGACCTCGGGTCCTGGCTGGTGCTGCTCGAGTTGGCGACGTTGCCGGCGGTGGCGCTCGTCGCCCTGCGCGCCCGCCGGTCGGCGGTCGACGGTGCCCTCTCGATGCTGATGACCGCACTGGTGAGCTTCGCGATCACGACGATGGGGGTCGCGCTGTGGTTCGCCGCCACGGGTTCGGCCCTCTTCACCGGGAACGCGGTGCTGAACGCGTCCCGTGACGCCGACTCGCGTCGGATCCTCGTGCTGGCCGTCGTTTTCATCATCGCGGGGCTGGCGTTCAAGATGTCGCTCGCACCGTTCCACGCCTGGACACCGGAGGCGTTCGGTGGTGCGTCGGTGCCGATCGGCGGCTTCCTCGCCGTCACCTCCAAGGCGGCCGCGCTCGCCGCGCTGCTGGTCATCTTCCGCGGCGTGACAGTGCTCGGCACCTCGGCGCTCGCCGCGATCGGGGTGCTGTCCGCGGTGTCGATGACGCTCGGCAACGTGATGGCCCTGCGGGAGAAGAACGCGCTGCGCTTCCTCGCCTGGTCGACCGTGTCGCAGGCGGGCTGGGTGGTGCTGCCCCTCGCCACCGTGTCGTCGCGCGCGGTCCTGTCGGCCGCCGCCTACCTGGTCGTGTATGCCGTCGCAACGCTCGTCGCGTTCGCCGTGGTGACGGCGCTCGCCCACGCCGACGGGCGTGACCACGCGATCGGCCTCGCGTCGTACGGCGGGCTGTTGCGGCGCCGCCCAATGCTCGCCGTGACCCTCGCGCTCGCGCTGCTGACCCTGATGGGCCTGCCGCCCGCGGTGATCGGTCTGGTCGCCAAGGTCGCGGCGATCGGCCCGGTCGCCGGTGGACGGTTGTGGGTGCTGGCCGTGATCGCGGCGCTGAACGCGATGCTGGGGGTCGCCGTCTACCTGCGGTGGCTGCGGATCCTCTTCGGTGCGCGCAAGGACCCCGACCAGGCCGACCGGCTGCACCCGGTGCACCATGCGCTGGTGATCATCGGGGCCTGCGCGCTGGTGGTCACCAGCATCGCGCCACACTCGTTGCTGCAGATCGTCGGTAGGTGA
- a CDS encoding NADH-quinone oxidoreductase subunit M, with translation MVAALLAAPLAPIVAGLALVTGDRSVRSVSRHTAYIVSLLATLVSLVASVLIAKDRPVLNRQWVPEIGMRLHLAVDGISVPLLLMTAAIGVLVVLHARHEQPAGGTPATFFGCLLLVIGGGIATFLVQDAISFFLAFEVVLVPMWVLIGRFGDRRDARERAHAAYTFVLYTVLGSTLMLIGILAMTFAAGTSDLAGIAAHPLPASGQTAVALILLIGLGIKVPMWPLHSWLPRAHTVAPTAGSMLLAAVLLKMGTYGVVRLVLAPLPEGVHRLAPYIGTLAVIGIIWGGLVCLVERSLKRLIAWSSVAHMGFVLLGMMSGTTIGLQAALYANIAHGVISALLFAVVGGLKHRWGDDDLDTVRRSLRDVSPRLSLVLVIGFAASMGLPGLAGFWGEVLAIFGAWNAGGDLPDGWFHVLAAGASVGAVLAAGYALRVLWVVWQGSAQGGLPPAPEPAGDARGNEWIVTAVLGAATVALGVIPIVLLHATSDAVTHLMAVAGR, from the coding sequence GTGGTAGCCGCACTCCTCGCCGCACCGCTCGCACCCATCGTCGCGGGACTCGCACTCGTGACCGGCGACCGCAGCGTCCGCTCGGTGAGCCGGCACACGGCATACATCGTGTCGCTGCTGGCGACGCTCGTCTCGCTGGTCGCGTCGGTGCTGATCGCCAAGGACCGTCCGGTGCTCAACCGGCAGTGGGTGCCCGAGATCGGGATGCGCCTGCACCTCGCCGTCGACGGCATCAGCGTGCCGCTGCTGCTGATGACCGCGGCGATCGGCGTGCTCGTGGTGCTCCACGCGCGTCACGAGCAGCCGGCGGGTGGCACCCCGGCGACCTTCTTCGGCTGCCTGCTACTGGTCATCGGCGGTGGCATCGCCACCTTCCTGGTGCAGGACGCGATCAGCTTCTTCCTCGCGTTCGAGGTCGTGCTGGTCCCGATGTGGGTGCTGATCGGCCGCTTCGGCGACCGTCGGGACGCCCGCGAGCGGGCCCATGCGGCATACACGTTCGTGCTCTACACCGTCCTCGGGTCGACGCTGATGCTGATCGGCATCCTGGCGATGACCTTCGCCGCCGGCACCAGCGACCTGGCCGGCATCGCGGCGCATCCGCTGCCGGCGAGCGGTCAGACCGCCGTCGCCCTCATCCTGCTGATCGGTCTGGGCATCAAGGTGCCGATGTGGCCGCTGCACTCCTGGCTGCCGCGGGCGCACACCGTCGCCCCGACCGCCGGGTCGATGCTGCTCGCGGCGGTGCTACTGAAGATGGGCACGTATGGCGTGGTGCGTCTCGTCCTCGCGCCGTTGCCGGAGGGCGTGCACCGGCTGGCGCCATACATCGGGACGCTGGCGGTCATCGGGATCATCTGGGGCGGGCTGGTCTGCCTCGTGGAGCGCAGCCTGAAACGACTGATCGCCTGGTCGTCGGTGGCGCACATGGGTTTCGTGCTGCTCGGGATGATGAGCGGCACCACGATCGGACTGCAGGCCGCCCTCTACGCCAACATCGCGCACGGCGTGATCTCGGCACTGCTGTTCGCCGTCGTCGGCGGGCTCAAGCACCGCTGGGGGGACGACGACCTGGACACCGTGCGGCGGTCGCTGCGGGACGTCTCACCGCGGCTCAGCCTGGTGCTGGTGATCGGTTTCGCCGCGTCGATGGGGCTGCCCGGTCTCGCCGGCTTCTGGGGCGAGGTGCTGGCGATCTTCGGCGCCTGGAACGCCGGCGGCGATCTGCCGGACGGCTGGTTCCACGTGCTGGCGGCCGGCGCGTCGGTCGGCGCGGTGCTCGCGGCCGGCTACGCGTTGCGCGTGCTGTGGGTGGTCTGGCAGGGGTCGGCCCAGGGCGGCCTGCCGCCGGCACCCGAACCCGCGGGTGACGCGCGCGGCAACGAGTGGATCGTGACCGCCGTGCTGGGCGCCGCCACGGTCGCGCTGGGCGTCATACCGATCGTGCTGCTGCACGCCACCTCCGACGCGGTGACCCACCTGATGGCGGTGGCCGGCCGATGA
- a CDS encoding proton-conducting transporter membrane subunit has protein sequence MILADGRLDTTTLALDLPVQPSHLVVLLPAAIPVLIILFTRKSTQAFVVASALSFLGLLAPIILLAQQVRGGAVAGPETVGDLPVGPGFSIPLHLQVDRLSVLVAVAVGLVSWVVQIFTRWYLYSDPRYRQFAAGVGLFTAAMQLVVLSGDMLLTLIGWELMGWCSYLLIGHESERPKARRAAYKAFMVTRIADTPLVIGLAILSLGAHSTRIHTVVAHWTHAGAEHHTALTAALLCLICAVAGKSAQVPFQDWLPDAMEGPTPASALIHAATMVAAGTVVLGKLVTLLELSDTARVVLTIVASVSMVGAGILAFLQHDLKRLLAWSTVSQVALMLLGLAVVTRPDGADLGIAHLLSHAMFKALLFLMIGWLSVLVSGTTVERLSGALSKHPACRTMVGIGLLALAGVPPFVGFVSKDLIVDAAARAGIDGDLSARIAFAALVCVVLLTAAYSMRMWLILIHRTGSQRVQVRKAVEDSYHVADVGIVEMLTDLPQVDQHGRPLDHTEPLPVQVEEDDEPFVDQQPGGGARFGLQLLSILSLVGGALVATPMLDVDWQHPNAWLIVASLLLMGAVALLVRMMSVGTVYGDAAARIPVLVRASASRGFDVDRLYVASVRPVIALAHAVTRVEALLDRGVQALPRVSAGIARRSARLHDRRPTSGLVAVSVGLVVVGLMGVVLW, from the coding sequence GTGATCCTCGCCGACGGCCGCCTCGACACCACGACCCTGGCGCTGGACCTCCCGGTCCAGCCGAGTCACCTGGTCGTGCTGCTACCTGCCGCCATACCGGTGCTCATCATCCTGTTCACGCGCAAGAGCACGCAGGCGTTCGTCGTCGCCTCGGCCCTCAGCTTCCTCGGGCTCCTCGCCCCGATCATCCTGCTGGCCCAACAGGTCCGGGGAGGAGCGGTCGCCGGCCCGGAGACGGTCGGGGACCTGCCGGTCGGGCCCGGCTTCAGCATCCCGCTGCACCTGCAGGTCGACCGGCTGTCCGTGCTCGTCGCCGTTGCCGTCGGACTGGTCTCGTGGGTGGTGCAGATCTTCACCCGCTGGTATCTCTACAGCGACCCGCGGTACCGCCAGTTCGCCGCCGGTGTCGGCCTTTTCACCGCCGCCATGCAGCTGGTGGTGTTGTCCGGGGACATGCTGCTGACCCTGATCGGCTGGGAGCTGATGGGCTGGTGCTCCTACCTGCTGATCGGTCACGAGTCGGAACGACCGAAGGCGCGGCGGGCGGCATACAAGGCCTTCATGGTCACCCGCATCGCCGACACCCCACTGGTCATCGGGCTGGCGATCCTGTCCCTCGGCGCGCACAGCACGCGCATCCACACGGTCGTCGCACACTGGACCCACGCCGGAGCCGAGCACCACACCGCGCTCACCGCGGCGCTGCTCTGCCTGATCTGCGCCGTCGCCGGCAAGTCCGCCCAGGTGCCCTTCCAGGACTGGCTGCCGGACGCCATGGAGGGTCCGACACCTGCGTCCGCGCTGATCCACGCCGCGACCATGGTCGCCGCCGGCACCGTTGTCCTCGGCAAGCTGGTCACGCTGCTCGAACTCTCCGACACGGCACGCGTGGTGCTCACGATCGTCGCCTCCGTCTCGATGGTCGGGGCCGGCATCCTGGCCTTCCTGCAGCACGACCTGAAGCGGCTGCTCGCCTGGTCGACCGTGTCCCAGGTGGCGCTGATGCTGCTCGGCCTCGCCGTGGTGACCCGACCCGACGGTGCCGACCTGGGCATCGCACACCTGCTGTCCCACGCGATGTTCAAGGCGCTGCTGTTCCTCATGATCGGCTGGCTGTCGGTGTTGGTCAGCGGCACGACGGTGGAGCGGCTCTCCGGCGCGCTGAGCAAGCACCCGGCCTGCCGGACGATGGTGGGCATCGGCCTGCTCGCCCTGGCCGGCGTCCCACCGTTCGTCGGCTTCGTCTCCAAGGACCTGATCGTCGACGCGGCCGCACGCGCCGGCATCGACGGCGACCTGAGCGCGCGGATCGCGTTCGCCGCGCTGGTGTGCGTCGTGCTGCTGACCGCGGCATACAGCATGCGGATGTGGTTGATCCTCATCCACCGCACCGGTTCCCAACGGGTGCAGGTCCGCAAGGCCGTCGAGGACAGCTACCACGTGGCGGACGTCGGCATCGTCGAGATGCTGACCGACCTGCCCCAGGTCGACCAGCACGGCCGCCCGCTGGACCACACCGAGCCACTGCCCGTCCAGGTCGAGGAGGACGACGAACCGTTCGTCGACCAGCAGCCCGGCGGTGGTGCACGCTTCGGCCTGCAGCTGCTGTCCATCCTCTCCCTCGTCGGCGGCGCGCTCGTGGCGACACCGATGCTCGACGTCGACTGGCAGCACCCGAACGCCTGGCTGATCGTCGCGTCGCTGCTGCTGATGGGCGCGGTCGCGCTGCTGGTGCGGATGATGTCGGTCGGCACGGTGTATGGCGATGCCGCGGCCCGGATCCCGGTGCTGGTGCGGGCGTCGGCGTCCCGCGGATTCGACGTCGACCGCCTCTACGTCGCCAGCGTCCGGCCGGTGATCGCCCTCGCGCACGCGGTGACCCGTGTCGAAGCCCTGCTGGACCGTGGCGTCCAGGCGCTGCCGCGGGTGTCCGCCGGGATCGCGCGACGATCCGCCCGCCTGCACGACCGCCGGCCCACCAGCGGGCTGGTGGCGGTGTCCGTGGGTCTGGTCGTCGTCGGCCTGATGGGGGTGGTGCTGTGGTAG